TGTATCGAAGACTTCATTCCGAAATAGACAATCTTAACATGCGAAAGCAGCAATTGTCCGATGATGAACGGGTCAGAACAAGATTGGTGGCCGAATCAGTTGAACTTGAAGATCCTCGACCAGAACGCCTGCGAAGTCGGTCCGATGGACGAGGAGTTCGACTACGGTGAAGAGTTCGAGAAACTCGACCTCGACGAGCTGAAGGCGGACATCGAAGACGTGATGACGACGTCCCAGGAGTGGTGGCCGGCGGACTACGGCCACTACGGGCCGCTGTTCATTCGGATGGCGTGGCACAGCGCCGGCACGTACCGCACCAGTGACGGTCGCGGCGGCGCGACCGGCGGCACGCAACGCTTTGCGCCCCTCAACAGCTGGCCGGACAACGCGAACCTCGACAAGGCTCGCCGAGTGCTCTGGCCGGTCAAACAGAAGTACGGCGACAAACTCTCGTGGGCCGACCTGATCGTCCTGGCCGGGAACGTCGCCCTCGAGTCGATGGGATTCGAGACGTTCGGCTTCGCCGGTGGACGCGAGGACGAGTTCGAGCCCGACGAAGCCGTCGACTGGGGGCCCGAAACCGAGTGGGAAGCCTCCGAGCGCTTCGACGAGGACGACGAACTCGACGAACCCCTCGCCGCCACCGTGATGGGCCTCATCTACGTGAATCCGGAGGGCCCGAACGGTGAGCCGGATCCGGAGTGGTCGGCGGAACGGATTCGGGAGTCGTTCGGCCGGATGGCCATGAACGACGAGGAGACGGCCGCGCTCATCGCCGGCGGACACACTTTCGGGAAGGTCCACGGCGCCGACGACCCCGACGAGCACATGGGTCCCGAGCCCGAGGCGGCCCCCATCGACCAGCAGGGCCTCGGCTGGGAGAGCAGCCACGGCTCCGGGAAGGGTTCCGATGCGATCACCAGCGGAATCGAGGGGCCGTGGAACGCCACGCCGACGATGTGGGACACGAGCTACCTCGACAACCTGCTCGACCACGAGTGGGAGCGCGAAGAGGGTCCCGGCGGCGCGTGGCAGTGGACCACGACGGACGACGCGCTCGATGGCGTCGCACCGAGTACCGAGGGCTCGTCGGAGAAGGAAGACGTGATGATGCTGACGACGGACGTCGCCCTGAAGCGGGATCCGGAGTACCGGGAGATCATCGAGCGCTTCCAGGAGAACCCGCGCGAGTTCCAGGAAGCCTTCGCGAAGGCGTGGTACAAGCTAATCCACCGTGACATGGGCCCGCCGATCCGGTTCCGCGGCCCGGAGGTTCCGGACGAGGAGATGCTGTGGCAGGACCCCATCCCCGACGCCGACTACGAACTGATCGGGGACGAAGAGATCGCCGAGCTCAAAGAAGAAATCCTCGCTTCGGAGCTGTCCGTCTCCCAGCTGGTCAAGAGCGCCTGGGCGGCGGCATCGACGTACCGCGACAGCGACAAGCGCGGCGGAGCGAACGGCGCCCGCCTTCGCCTCGAACCGCAGAAGAGCTGGGACGTAAACGAGCCGGAGCAACTGGAGACGGTGCTTTCGACCCTCGAGGAGATCCGGGAGGAGTTCAACGGCTCCCGATCCGATGACGTGCGAGTCTCGCTCGCCGATCTGATCGTCCTGGGCGGCAACGCGGCCGTCGAGAAGGCTGCGGCGGACGCCGGGTACGACGTGGAGGTTCCGTTCGAACCGGGCCGCACCGACGCTACCCAGGAACAGACCGACGTCGAATCCTTCGAGGCCCTCGAGCCGGAAGCCGACGGCTTCCGCAACTACCTCGGGCTCGAGAGCGACCGCTCGGAGGAGGAGCTCCTGGTCGACAGGGCCGACCTCCTGGACCTGACGGCTTCCGAGATGACGGCTCTGGTCGGCGGCATGCGCGCGCTGAAGGCCAACTACAAGGATACCGACCTCGGCGTCTTCACCGACCAGCCGGAGACGTTGACCAACGACTTCTTCGTGAACCTGCTCGACATGGAGTACGAGTGGGAGAGCTCCGAGGAGTCCAGGGACATCATGGAGCAGGAAGCGTCCTCGGAAGCTCAGGAGATCTACGAGCTGCGCGACCGCGAAACGGGCGAAGTCGAGTGGACGGGGACCCGCGTGGATCTCGTCTTCGGTTCGAACGCGCGGCTTCGGGCCATCGCGGAAGTCTACGCATCCGACGAGAACGAGGAGAAGTTCGTTCACGACTTCGCCGATACGTGGAGCAAAGTGATGACGCTCGACCGCTTCGATCTCGAGTAAGCGTAGCAGAACGTCAGAATCGGTGACCGTCGACGACGAACTGCTGGCCGTCGAGGACGAGATCCCCGACGCCGACGTCGTCGCCGACCTCGTCGAGTAACGCGCTCGCGGTCCGGCCTCGAACCTCGAGGGCCGCCGTTCGATTTCTTCGCGTTCGTTCAATCCGCGATAGGCCGTCCGCTCTACAAGCGGTCACTCGCCACGGAGGACGATCTCGTCGTCCGTGACCTCCGATATCTGCGCCGGTTCGATCGGGTAGTTGTCGTCACCGTGGCCGCCCCAGTCCAGCCGGGCCTTGAGCCGGTCGGTCAATCCGGGCTGAGGATCGATGTACGCCGTCTGCCCCTCGACCTCCGCGACGATGCCGACCGTCTCGCCGCGTTCGTCGACGACGTCTTTCCCCTGGTCGTCCTTCGAGAGTTCGATCGCCGGCTCGCCTGCCGGCGGTTCCGATTCGGTATCGGCCATGCCTTCCGCTCCGGCCGTCTCCATCTCCGATTCAGTGCCTCCGGCAGCCACATCCATATCCGATTCAGCAGCCCCGGCGGCCATCGTCTCCGAGTACTCCTCGACGTCGATGATCTCACCCTCGAGCAGATCACTGCCGATCACCTCGGATGAGACCAGTTCGGTTTCCTCGAGGACGAACCGCAGCCGCCGCTCTTCGTCGATCTCCTCCTCGAGCGTTCGCCGCTCGATGAGTTCGCTCCGGACGGCGTCACCTTCGGCGCGGTTGCTCCGGATGACCTCCTGTTCGAGGACCTCGTCGGGCGTGACGTCTGCGCGGACGACGTCGCTCTCGAGGATCGACCGCTGGACGCTCTCGAGTTCGATGTTCGTCTGGATCGTGTCGCTCTCGAGTTCGCCGTGCTGTTCGACGTCGACGTCGACCACGCGACTCTCGACGGTGTAGCGTTCGATCTCCTCGATCGTGTCCAGACGGCTCTCGTCGACGAGTACTTCGATGGTCTCGTCGTCCAGGAACTCGGTCTCGACGACGTCCCGGCGCAGCAGTTCGGAGTCGACGATCTCCCGTTCGACGACGTCCGACTCGATCACTTCGCTCTCGATCGTGTCCCGTTCGACGACCTCCGTCTCGACGACCTGCGTCTCGACGATCTCGGTCGTCACGGTCTCGCCCCGCCGCAGCGAATCCTCGAATTCGTCCCGGCCGAGGTCGGCCCGTTCGAACGCCCGATCGCGCTCGACGAGTTCGAAGAAGCCCAGGCCCTCGCCTTCGCCCGCCGTCTCTTCTTCGTGGTAGACGAACACCAGATCCTCGTTCTCGAACGTTTCGGTGAACTCGTCCCAGGTGTACTCTTCGTGGTCGCTCCCGAGTTCGTCTCGGTGAGCGAACGAGTGACCGTGACCTTCGCCGCCGCGAATCGAAACGGGGACGGCGTCGTGGGCTTCGGCCCACTCTCTGATTCGTTCGGGATCGGTCGTCATTCGCCGTTCGTCGGGCGCGTCGTGGGGTGTATCGTTTGCCATCGGGGGCGGTAGAACCAGTCTGTACTTTAGTCAGCGTGGTCGTCTTGTCGATCAGTCTTTCCTTTCTTCCGACCCCGGAGGGGGCCTGCAGTGGCGGGGTCGTAATCGACGGTTGTCCGGTTCCGGTGGTGATCGTTTCGCGGCTCGATGAGTCACAGTGATCGATTACCGGTGGACAGGTTCACTCCGATTCGTATTCGGCCCAGACGTACCGCGTCGCGACGCTTCGATACGGTCGCCACGGTTCGGCGATCTCGCGCATCTCCCCGCGGGTCAGCTCCTCGCCGTTCCCGTACAGCGCCTCGATGCCGCGACGAACGGCGAGGTCGCCGAGGGGGAGCACGTCGGGCCGCTCGAGAACGAACAGGAGGTACATGCGCGCCGTCCACGCGCCGATACCCTTGATTTCGGTGAGGGCGTCGATCACCTCCTCGTTGGAGTGTTCGGCCAACCCTTCTCGGGTGTAATCGTTCCGCTGGAAGGCCCTCGCGGCGTTCCGTACGTACTCAACCTTGCTTCGAGAGAGCCCCGCCTCACGGAGCGCCGCCTCGTTCGCGGCCAGTACGGTCTCCGGCGTCACGTCGTCCTCGAGGAGGTGGAACACCCGCTCGCGGACGGCCGCCGCGCTCGCGGTCGAGAGCTGCTGGTTGATGATCGAGATGCAGAGTCGCTCGTACTCGTTCCAGTTCGGTTCGACGTAGGGATCGTGTCGCTCGACGAGGTCCGCCATTACGGGGTCCCGACGGAGGACGGGGTGTGCCTCTTCTAACATGCGCAGTTGTGGATACACGGTTACGGTTCCGAGAACGGATATGCGTCTCGGTTGGGAAGATAGCGGCTGGCGGGGAACGCGCTCGAGCGACGTGACGACCGTACTAGTGGTATTATTACATAATAATTGGATATATTTGTCAAAACATTCTATAAGCAGTCACTGGTAACGAGGTTCAGGCCATTCGTATGTTCACCGATGACTCACTAACAGGATCGACGAGACGTGCGGTGCTGAAGGCTGCCGCGGGCGCGCTGGGAATCGCAACCGTCGGCGGCGTCGCGAGCGGTCACAAGTACACGACGGACGGCGGTCTCGGCGACCAGTTCGACGGAAACCGCGCTGACGCCGCGGAACACACCGACGTCGTCGGCTATCACAGCCTCGGCGGGATCGGTTCGGCGTCGCTCTCCGGTTCCCCCGACGACCCCCACTACGGCGGACTCAGCGAGCTTCGAGTTCACGACGATATCGCGGTCATCTCGGCGTTCTCCTCGCGCGACGAGACGCCGGGCCGCGGTATGGCGATTCTCGATATCGGTCAGTTCACGCGCGCCGAGAGCCGCGAGCGGCTCGAGTCGGCCGAGCTCACCGTGCTCTCGTTTTTCGGCAACGAGAACGACGGGGCCGCCTGCATGGACGTCAAGCTCTCCGACGACGGCCGGTACGCCTTCATCTCGAAGCAGCCGTTTACCGCGCTGTTCGACGAGACCGAACTCGCCCTCGCCGACGACGATGCCGACAGCGGCGGCGCGGACGCGGCGGCGCTCGAGGTCGTCGACATCTCCGATCCCGGCAATCCCGGGCTCGTCACGCAGACGTCGCTGTCGGTGTGGACGCTCGGACCGCACAACGCCTGGTACCACCAGATCGGCGGGACCGAGTACGTCTTCACGACCCACGGCGAGGACGGCGTGACGGGCGGGATCAACGTCTTCGAGTTCGATCGGGAGGCCGGAACGCTCGACCACGTCAACTGGTGGAACTACTCCGCGGAGTTGGCCGAACCCGAAACGGAAACCGACACGGACGGCGGCGAGGCCTACGCTCACGACATCGTCGTTCAGGACGATCCGCGGTTCGGAACGCCCGTCGCCTACCTCGCGAACTGGAACGCGGGGACGCGCCTGCTCGACGTGAGCGATCCGACGGCCATCGAAGAACTCGGCGTCTTCGAGCAGGACCGCGCCCACCACTCGGTGCCGGCGCCGACGCTTCAGAACGGCAAGCGCGTGTTCGTTGCCGGCCACGAGAACCCCTC
This DNA window, taken from Natronococcus sp. CG52, encodes the following:
- the katG gene encoding catalase/peroxidase HPI, coding for MNGSEQDWWPNQLNLKILDQNACEVGPMDEEFDYGEEFEKLDLDELKADIEDVMTTSQEWWPADYGHYGPLFIRMAWHSAGTYRTSDGRGGATGGTQRFAPLNSWPDNANLDKARRVLWPVKQKYGDKLSWADLIVLAGNVALESMGFETFGFAGGREDEFEPDEAVDWGPETEWEASERFDEDDELDEPLAATVMGLIYVNPEGPNGEPDPEWSAERIRESFGRMAMNDEETAALIAGGHTFGKVHGADDPDEHMGPEPEAAPIDQQGLGWESSHGSGKGSDAITSGIEGPWNATPTMWDTSYLDNLLDHEWEREEGPGGAWQWTTTDDALDGVAPSTEGSSEKEDVMMLTTDVALKRDPEYREIIERFQENPREFQEAFAKAWYKLIHRDMGPPIRFRGPEVPDEEMLWQDPIPDADYELIGDEEIAELKEEILASELSVSQLVKSAWAAASTYRDSDKRGGANGARLRLEPQKSWDVNEPEQLETVLSTLEEIREEFNGSRSDDVRVSLADLIVLGGNAAVEKAAADAGYDVEVPFEPGRTDATQEQTDVESFEALEPEADGFRNYLGLESDRSEEELLVDRADLLDLTASEMTALVGGMRALKANYKDTDLGVFTDQPETLTNDFFVNLLDMEYEWESSEESRDIMEQEASSEAQEIYELRDRETGEVEWTGTRVDLVFGSNARLRAIAEVYASDENEEKFVHDFADTWSKVMTLDRFDLE
- a CDS encoding DNA-3-methyladenine glycosylase family protein, with the translated sequence MLEEAHPVLRRDPVMADLVERHDPYVEPNWNEYERLCISIINQQLSTASAAAVRERVFHLLEDDVTPETVLAANEAALREAGLSRSKVEYVRNAARAFQRNDYTREGLAEHSNEEVIDALTEIKGIGAWTARMYLLFVLERPDVLPLGDLAVRRGIEALYGNGEELTRGEMREIAEPWRPYRSVATRYVWAEYESE
- a CDS encoding LVIVD repeat-containing protein, with amino-acid sequence MFTDDSLTGSTRRAVLKAAAGALGIATVGGVASGHKYTTDGGLGDQFDGNRADAAEHTDVVGYHSLGGIGSASLSGSPDDPHYGGLSELRVHDDIAVISAFSSRDETPGRGMAILDIGQFTRAESRERLESAELTVLSFFGNENDGAACMDVKLSDDGRYAFISKQPFTALFDETELALADDDADSGGADAAALEVVDISDPGNPGLVTQTSLSVWTLGPHNAWYHQIGGTEYVFTTHGEDGVTGGINVFEFDREAGTLDHVNWWNYSAELAEPETETDTDGGEAYAHDIVVQDDPRFGTPVAYLANWNAGTRLLDVSDPTAIEELGVFEQDRAHHSVPAPTLQNGKRVFVAGHENPSSHEDGGYVRNEGESGHYYLVDADPIDDVLAGERDDPVYLGASSTLREDGVEPATRTAFETYEDNGRTELDYWILFESTDQTFDETPSFEEEAADDDREYEGFDDFNLSSHNLDIDADGTVVAGHYHAGTRFLEITDGFDLESAGHSRVGADIPEDASLEALSTGTPFHWSAVIRNGVTFSSGINEGPQAIAHEDVAVGEDTPVDAAVEREADASLFTAGQTSQVRIHVDSDEPVQVRDRIPGDWEVVGGDVTVDEISGGDRKVVTADETVESGTVRYFVEVPSELAETGSYTVGPVEYARPDAAGEYGGGVSVNNFCWRKENGETVTKTVVGLDL